The Gemmatimonas phototrophica region CGGCGCTCGACCGCTACGCCGCGCAGGTCCTCGTGGACGTGCTCGCGATCCTGCAGGCCGGGAATGGATTCCGGGCGACCCTTGATGCGCTGATTTCTTTCGCCTGCGACGATCCGCGCATGGAGACGGGGTGCCTTTTTTATAAAATGCGCAATGGGCGACACCGCCTCGGTCCGCTGACGCGGGCTCGCATGGTGGAACTCGACACCGAGGCGCGGCGCGCGTACGAAGACTTCCTCTCCCGCTGCCGTACCGCGGGGGAGTGGCCCGCCGACAGCGACGTACTGCCTGCGGCGCGAT contains the following coding sequences:
- a CDS encoding TetR/AcrR family transcriptional regulator; translation: MTEYWHGDPADVSLNAICLRAGVSKPSLYREFGSEDGLARAALDRYAAQVLVDVLAILQAGNGFRATLDALISFACDDPRMETGCLFYKMRNGRHRLGPLTRARMVELDTEARRAYEDFLSRCRTAGEWPADSDVLPAARYLLEQMGLAITQRASGEAASDVRETLTLAFSVFGSPSKKRGRRDHSA